A genomic window from Cytobacillus suaedae includes:
- a CDS encoding NAD(P)-dependent oxidoreductase: MVSNGNQARISFNDLSKNFQEVHPGLTKQEAIEESNRCLYCYDAPCIQACPTGIDIPTFIKKIASGNVKGSAKTIMTANPIGASCARVCPTEELCEGACVLNHSTKPIMIGNLQRYATDWAIQNEQVLFKPGQKNGKSVAVVGGGPAGLSAARELGLLGYDVTIFEAEEKAGGLNTYGIVSFRLPQQISFWEVNQVKSLDVKIQTNTRVGVDIPVEEILNNYDYVILAVGMSSVPNLGIPGEELNGVYDAIEFVKNTKTTPISDQFLDKKVVVIGAGNTAIDGATCSVRLGAENVKILYRRTIEEMTAYDFEYEFAKQDGVEFRWLTAPTRIIGNEQGQVKAIECIKMKLTEPGEDGRRRPVPIEGSEFTLEVDAVIKAIGQSRYVELLEKFQLEHSGGVVKIDQNTYQTSNEKVFACGDVIFGKGQGEAMVVSAAQQGKETAYAIHKLLSKQSIETA, encoded by the coding sequence ATGGTGAGTAACGGAAACCAAGCTAGAATTTCATTTAATGATTTATCTAAGAACTTTCAAGAAGTTCATCCAGGTCTAACAAAACAAGAAGCGATAGAAGAATCGAATCGCTGTCTGTATTGCTATGATGCTCCCTGTATTCAGGCTTGCCCGACTGGGATTGATATTCCGACTTTTATAAAAAAGATTGCATCAGGAAATGTCAAAGGCTCTGCAAAGACCATTATGACAGCCAATCCAATTGGGGCAAGCTGTGCACGAGTATGTCCAACAGAGGAATTATGCGAAGGTGCATGTGTTTTAAATCATTCAACAAAGCCGATCATGATTGGAAATTTACAGCGATATGCAACTGACTGGGCAATTCAAAATGAGCAAGTTTTGTTCAAGCCTGGTCAGAAGAACGGGAAATCAGTTGCCGTTGTTGGTGGTGGACCAGCGGGCTTATCTGCTGCTAGAGAGCTAGGTTTACTAGGGTATGATGTGACCATTTTTGAAGCAGAAGAAAAAGCAGGTGGATTAAACACGTACGGTATAGTTTCGTTTAGACTGCCACAGCAGATTTCATTCTGGGAAGTAAACCAAGTAAAAAGCTTGGATGTGAAAATCCAGACGAATACTAGAGTTGGAGTAGATATTCCGGTTGAAGAGATTCTAAATAACTACGATTACGTGATTCTAGCAGTTGGTATGTCAAGTGTGCCGAATCTTGGAATTCCAGGTGAAGAATTAAATGGAGTCTACGACGCGATAGAGTTTGTGAAAAATACAAAAACAACACCAATCTCAGATCAATTTTTAGATAAAAAAGTAGTGGTCATTGGTGCTGGTAATACAGCAATCGATGGTGCAACCTGTTCAGTACGTCTCGGGGCTGAAAATGTCAAAATCCTTTACAGACGAACAATCGAGGAAATGACTGCTTATGATTTTGAATACGAATTCGCTAAGCAAGATGGGGTTGAATTCAGATGGTTAACGGCTCCGACTCGAATTATTGGTAATGAGCAAGGTCAAGTGAAAGCCATTGAATGTATCAAGATGAAATTAACTGAGCCAGGTGAAGATGGTCGTAGGCGTCCTGTGCCTATTGAGGGCTCTGAGTTCACGCTTGAAGTAGATGCTGTAATTAAGGCAATCGGTCAATCCAGATATGTGGAGTTGCTTGAGAAGTTCCAGCTTGAACACTCAGGCGGTGTTGTGAAAATTGATCAGAATACGTATCAAACCTCCAATGAAAAGGTGTTTGCTTGTGGAGATGTTATTTTTGGGAAGGGTCAGGGTGAGGCCATGGTCGTTTCTGCAGCACAACAAGGCAAAGAGACCGCTTATGCAATTCATAAACTATTATCAAAACAATCGATAGAAACAGCATAA
- a CDS encoding CoA-acylating methylmalonate-semialdehyde dehydrogenase, with the protein MTVTKNETVVLRNYINGEWVEATSTETLEVPNPATGEILARVPISSKEDLDLAVKAASEAFKTWRDTPVPKRARILYKYHYLLTENHEKLAQLIVQENGKSYKEAHGEVQRGVECVEFAAGAPTLMMGETLANIAEDIDSEMFRFPLGVVGGITPFNFPMMVPMWMFPLAIACGNTFVLKPSERTPILANELARLFTEAGAPKGVLNIVHGAHDVVNGLLDHPEVKAISFVGSQPVAKYVYERAAAQGKRVQALSGAKNHHIVMPDADMEKAVANIISSTFGSAGQRCMACSAVVVVGDGDKFVEALKNKADELIIGNGIDDEVLLTPVIRDSHRQKVLGYIEKGLEEGATLIRDGRVDMQKMQEGNFLGATIFDHVTPEMTIAKDEIFAPVLSLLRAKDLDEGLEYIRKSRYGNGATIYTKDARAVRQFRQEADAGMLGINVGVPATMAFFPFSGWKDSFYGDLHVNGKDGVNFFTRKKMITSRFDY; encoded by the coding sequence ATGACAGTAACTAAAAATGAAACAGTTGTTCTACGTAACTATATTAACGGAGAATGGGTTGAAGCAACAAGCACTGAAACACTTGAGGTTCCAAACCCGGCAACCGGTGAGATACTTGCAAGAGTGCCAATTTCGTCAAAAGAAGATCTAGACTTGGCGGTGAAAGCAGCCTCCGAAGCTTTTAAAACATGGAGAGATACACCGGTTCCAAAAAGAGCAAGAATTCTCTATAAATATCACTACCTTTTAACTGAAAACCATGAAAAGTTAGCTCAACTCATTGTTCAAGAAAATGGAAAATCGTATAAAGAGGCTCATGGAGAAGTACAAAGAGGAGTAGAATGTGTTGAGTTTGCAGCAGGTGCCCCAACGTTAATGATGGGTGAAACATTAGCAAACATCGCCGAGGATATTGATTCAGAAATGTTCCGTTTTCCTTTAGGTGTAGTTGGAGGAATTACGCCATTTAACTTCCCGATGATGGTTCCTATGTGGATGTTCCCACTAGCAATTGCGTGTGGAAATACATTTGTACTTAAGCCTTCAGAACGTACACCGATTTTAGCAAATGAGCTTGCTAGATTGTTTACAGAAGCTGGTGCTCCAAAAGGCGTATTGAACATTGTCCATGGTGCACATGATGTTGTAAATGGACTATTAGATCACCCTGAAGTGAAAGCGATATCATTTGTTGGCTCACAACCGGTTGCAAAATATGTTTACGAAAGAGCAGCTGCTCAAGGCAAACGTGTTCAAGCTCTTTCAGGTGCAAAAAATCATCACATTGTTATGCCAGATGCGGACATGGAAAAAGCGGTAGCTAATATCATTAGTTCAACATTTGGAAGCGCTGGTCAACGTTGTATGGCGTGCAGTGCAGTTGTTGTCGTTGGAGATGGCGATAAATTTGTTGAAGCACTTAAAAATAAGGCTGATGAACTGATTATCGGAAATGGAATAGATGATGAGGTATTACTTACTCCAGTAATTAGAGATTCTCACCGCCAAAAGGTGTTAGGCTATATTGAAAAAGGCTTAGAAGAAGGCGCTACACTTATAAGAGATGGGCGAGTGGATATGCAAAAAATGCAGGAAGGAAATTTCTTGGGTGCAACGATTTTTGACCATGTTACCCCAGAAATGACAATTGCAAAAGATGAAATTTTTGCGCCTGTATTAAGCTTACTACGCGCAAAGGATCTTGATGAAGGGCTTGAATATATTCGTAAATCTCGTTATGGAAACGGAGCAACGATCTATACAAAGGATGCAAGAGCTGTTAGACAATTTAGACAAGAAGCGGATGCTGGTATGCTAGGAATCAATGTAGGAGTACCAGCCACAATGGCCTTTTTCCCATTCTCAGGCTGGAAGGATTCTTTCTATGGAGACCTTCATGTAAACGGAAAAGATGGAGTAAATTTCTTTACTCGTAAAAAAATGATTACATCCCGTTTTGATTATTAA
- a CDS encoding aspartate aminotransferase family protein yields the protein MTKMKQDSDILSKDKDYVWHSMKPYNPDGTMVVEKAEGSWVTDYTGKRYLDGMAGLWCVNVGYGRTELAEAAYEQLKEMAYYPLTQSHTPAIKLAEKLNEMLGEEYVIFFSNSGSEANETAFKIARQYHQQRGEGSRYKFISRYRSYHGNSMGSLAATGQAQRKFKYEPLAPGFIHVAPPDSYRCPESDDCKPTELKSVQDIDRAMTWELSETIAGMIMEPIITGGGILIPPDGYMKGVKEVCEKHGALLIVDEVICGFGRTGKPFGFMNYGVTPDIITMAKGITSAYLPLSVTAVRKEIYESFKGTEEYDYFRHINTFGGNPAACALAMKNLEIMENENLFARSKTLGERLKQILASNLQDHSYVGNVRGKGLLVGIELVKNKITKEPLEVELVNKVIAGCKQKGLILGKNGATVAGYNNVLTLSPPLNILEEDLEFIIKTVTEEVNSL from the coding sequence ATGACAAAGATGAAACAAGATAGTGATATCCTTTCAAAGGATAAGGATTATGTCTGGCATTCGATGAAACCTTATAACCCGGATGGGACAATGGTTGTTGAGAAAGCAGAGGGGTCGTGGGTAACAGATTATACCGGAAAACGCTACCTAGATGGGATGGCTGGATTATGGTGTGTAAACGTAGGTTATGGTAGAACTGAGCTCGCTGAAGCTGCTTATGAGCAATTAAAGGAAATGGCCTATTATCCGCTTACGCAAAGTCATACTCCAGCAATTAAACTAGCTGAAAAGCTCAACGAAATGCTAGGAGAAGAATATGTAATCTTCTTCTCTAATAGCGGTTCAGAAGCAAATGAAACGGCTTTTAAGATTGCGAGACAATATCATCAGCAAAGAGGAGAAGGATCTCGTTATAAGTTTATTTCTAGATACCGCTCATACCATGGGAATTCGATGGGTTCACTCGCTGCCACGGGTCAGGCACAACGAAAGTTTAAGTATGAGCCACTAGCACCCGGTTTTATTCATGTTGCTCCACCAGATTCATACCGCTGCCCAGAAAGTGATGACTGTAAGCCAACCGAATTAAAGTCCGTCCAAGACATAGATCGTGCCATGACATGGGAGTTAAGTGAAACAATTGCAGGAATGATTATGGAACCAATTATTACTGGTGGTGGCATTTTAATTCCACCTGATGGGTACATGAAAGGGGTAAAAGAGGTTTGTGAAAAGCATGGAGCTCTGCTCATTGTTGATGAAGTAATTTGTGGTTTTGGGAGAACAGGTAAACCGTTCGGCTTCATGAATTATGGTGTAACACCAGACATCATTACAATGGCTAAAGGAATTACGAGTGCTTATTTACCTCTATCAGTCACCGCTGTGAGAAAGGAAATCTATGAATCATTTAAAGGAACAGAGGAATACGATTATTTCCGTCATATAAATACCTTTGGGGGAAATCCTGCAGCATGCGCACTTGCGATGAAAAACCTTGAGATCATGGAAAACGAAAATCTTTTTGCCCGCTCAAAAACTCTAGGCGAGCGATTAAAACAAATCTTAGCTAGCAATCTACAAGATCATTCCTATGTAGGGAATGTAAGAGGGAAAGGTTTGCTTGTCGGAATCGAACTTGTAAAAAACAAAATTACTAAGGAACCACTAGAAGTGGAGCTTGTTAACAAAGTCATTGCCGGGTGTAAACAAAAAGGCTTAATACTTGGTAAAAATGGTGCGACTGTTGCCGGATATAACAATGTCCTAACCCTTTCCCCGCCGTTAAATATTCTAGAAGAAGATTTAGAGTTTATTATAAAAACAGTAACTGAAGAGGTTAATAGTTTATAG
- the preA gene encoding NAD-dependent dihydropyrimidine dehydrogenase subunit PreA, which translates to MADLSINLAGIKSPNPFWLASAPPTNSGYQVQRAFEAGWGGAVWKTLGEPILNVSSRFAAVSFNGQRVAGFNNIELITDRPLEVNLKEIYETKKRFPNHAIIASLMVEPKQEKWHEIVKRVEDVGVDGLELNFGCPHGMAERGMGSASGQVPELVEKQTYWVKEAAKTPVIVKLTPNITDITVTAEAAVRGGADAISMINTINSLAGVDINTWDTIPHVGGKGAHGGYCGPAVKPIALHMVGDCARNPRINIPISGIGGISNWQNVVEFMLMGATGVQVCTAVMHHGFRIVEDMIEGLSNYLDEKGLASAMDLVGKSVAKYSDWGDLDLNYKIVARINNDVCINCNKCHIACEDTSHQCIDMLKDGNGYNILKVREVDCVGCNLCSIVCPVDGAIDMVEIPNELPPMTWNERQAALGAVSCSTETVKK; encoded by the coding sequence ATGGCAGATTTAAGTATTAATTTAGCAGGCATAAAATCACCCAATCCTTTTTGGTTAGCTTCTGCTCCTCCAACGAATTCAGGGTATCAGGTTCAACGAGCGTTTGAAGCTGGTTGGGGCGGAGCTGTTTGGAAAACACTGGGCGAACCAATTCTAAACGTGTCATCTCGTTTTGCAGCGGTTAGCTTTAATGGCCAAAGAGTTGCTGGGTTTAATAATATAGAGCTCATTACTGATAGACCTTTAGAGGTAAATCTAAAGGAAATCTATGAAACGAAGAAGCGATTTCCAAACCATGCGATCATTGCATCGCTTATGGTTGAGCCAAAACAGGAAAAATGGCATGAGATTGTAAAACGAGTTGAAGATGTTGGAGTTGATGGTCTAGAGCTAAATTTTGGATGTCCACATGGGATGGCTGAAAGAGGAATGGGATCTGCTTCGGGGCAAGTGCCAGAACTTGTTGAAAAGCAAACTTACTGGGTAAAAGAAGCTGCCAAAACCCCAGTTATTGTTAAGCTCACACCTAATATTACAGATATTACTGTAACGGCAGAGGCAGCAGTAAGAGGTGGCGCCGATGCCATCAGTATGATTAATACAATTAATAGTTTAGCAGGAGTCGACATAAATACGTGGGACACCATTCCACATGTTGGTGGGAAAGGTGCACATGGTGGATATTGTGGTCCAGCGGTTAAGCCAATTGCTCTTCACATGGTTGGAGACTGTGCGAGAAACCCGAGGATAAATATCCCAATCTCAGGAATTGGCGGAATATCAAACTGGCAAAATGTTGTTGAATTTATGTTAATGGGTGCAACCGGCGTTCAAGTATGTACAGCTGTAATGCACCATGGTTTTAGGATTGTTGAGGACATGATTGAAGGATTAAGTAATTATTTAGATGAAAAAGGGCTGGCTTCTGCAATGGATTTAGTCGGAAAGTCAGTTGCTAAGTACTCAGACTGGGGCGATTTAGATCTTAATTATAAGATTGTTGCCAGAATTAACAATGATGTGTGTATTAACTGCAATAAGTGTCACATCGCCTGTGAAGACACGTCACATCAATGTATTGATATGTTGAAGGATGGCAATGGCTACAATATTTTAAAAGTGAGAGAAGTAGATTGTGTTGGATGTAACTTATGCTCGATTGTGTGTCCAGTCGATGGTGCAATCGATATGGTAGAGATACCGAATGAACTTCCACCTATGACATGGAACGAACGTCAAGCTGCCTTAGGAGCGGTTTCCTGTAGTACCGAAACTGTGAAAAAATAA
- a CDS encoding PucR family transcriptional regulator ligand-binding domain-containing protein, whose product MYKGDEALKSYLMVKDILERKHFENVEIIAGEEGLGRLVKWVHVVEIINIRNLLNGSELILSTGVAWKDNHDIFLSLVQQLIDSDAAGLCIEIGTFTSTIPQQVIDLANQSHFPIIVFHKEVPFVEITQDIHTLLIHRQYQMISDLESYSQALNKKLLTIENYIEILKFIHHYLQVQVVLLFSNEEVQFIPDISSSNERKSLLQSIEKNDSSSYSIERNPIQLLGDHYAELIICSDDRVLTEFDHLILDRTATALAQLLLRELYVEEKRRMEETEWLNGWIEGVHTEEEIKEYLSYINPQFQTKGVVVCLIKLESFDQYSSADITYFKLFVRAIFEQQGFSLFAIEKRNTLIFIFLNERGSSTWKKRFKQGMERVCNVKSQIGEQKKKIAIGKYVDDITATHLSYQTALETIRIQERLGNKAESHFYEDLHIYRIISQLNRHLDLHELVLEYLEPIITYDEKYNGKLMETLKIYLSCNGSKQETAKRLYIVRQTLYHRIQKLEKLLGPDFMDHEKRLTIEFMILSYEYLVAARKMTEVEREAY is encoded by the coding sequence ATGTATAAGGGAGACGAAGCATTGAAATCTTATCTCATGGTTAAGGATATTTTAGAAAGAAAACATTTTGAAAATGTTGAAATCATTGCTGGAGAAGAGGGGCTAGGCCGTTTAGTAAAATGGGTTCATGTTGTTGAAATTATTAACATTCGTAATCTATTAAATGGAAGTGAGTTAATCCTTTCAACAGGTGTCGCATGGAAGGACAACCATGACATCTTTCTTTCTCTTGTCCAACAACTAATCGACTCAGATGCTGCTGGACTATGTATTGAAATTGGTACCTTTACATCCACTATTCCACAACAAGTCATCGATCTAGCAAATCAATCACACTTTCCAATTATTGTTTTTCACAAGGAAGTCCCTTTCGTAGAAATCACACAAGACATTCACACACTCCTCATCCATCGTCAGTACCAGATGATATCCGACCTAGAAAGCTACTCACAAGCACTTAATAAAAAGCTGTTAACAATTGAAAATTATATTGAGATCCTTAAATTCATTCATCATTATCTACAGGTTCAAGTGGTACTATTGTTTAGCAATGAGGAAGTTCAATTTATACCTGATATCAGCAGTAGTAATGAGCGGAAATCACTCTTACAATCTATTGAAAAAAATGATAGTTCATCTTACTCAATCGAAAGGAATCCAATTCAACTATTAGGTGATCATTATGCTGAGCTGATTATTTGCTCTGACGATCGAGTGTTAACAGAATTTGACCACCTTATATTAGATAGGACCGCAACGGCACTTGCTCAGTTATTATTACGTGAACTTTATGTAGAAGAAAAGAGAAGGATGGAAGAAACCGAGTGGCTAAACGGATGGATAGAAGGTGTACATACAGAAGAAGAGATTAAAGAATACCTATCCTATATAAACCCACAGTTTCAAACGAAAGGTGTAGTTGTTTGTTTAATTAAACTTGAGTCATTTGACCAGTACTCATCAGCTGATATAACCTACTTCAAACTATTTGTTAGAGCGATTTTCGAACAACAGGGGTTCAGTTTATTTGCGATTGAAAAGAGAAACACCTTAATTTTTATTTTTTTAAATGAAAGAGGAAGTTCAACCTGGAAAAAAAGATTCAAGCAAGGAATGGAAAGAGTATGTAATGTTAAGTCGCAAATAGGTGAACAAAAGAAGAAAATAGCGATTGGAAAATATGTAGATGATATAACTGCAACCCATTTAAGCTATCAAACTGCACTAGAAACGATTCGGATCCAAGAAAGACTTGGAAACAAAGCAGAAAGCCACTTTTACGAAGACCTTCACATTTATCGGATCATCTCACAATTAAACCGCCACTTAGACCTACATGAACTTGTCCTAGAATATCTAGAACCAATCATTACTTATGATGAAAAATACAACGGAAAATTGATGGAAACGTTAAAAATCTATTTATCCTGCAATGGCTCAAAACAAGAGACAGCCAAAAGACTTTATATTGTAAGGCAAACACTCTATCATCGGATACAAAAGCTAGAAAAACTACTTGGCCCAGATTTTATGGACCATGAAAAGCGATTAACGATCGAATTTATGATATTATCGTATGAATATTTAGTAGCTGCGAGGAAAATGACAGAAGTTGAGCGGGAGGCTTACTAG
- a CDS encoding cytosine permease, which translates to MEKGGNYLKSPDLLPISHGNRKISAFGFSVIWVGMAVVLAAFAIGGSGIQTLPLGWVIAGTLLGSVLIGIFMTIIGDIGVEHGLSFPVYMRAPFGTIGTHIPSLVRGITASCWFGINTYFGATAMNAILATLFGFDNWFVCFILFATVQLVNTALGIKAVERFADLAAPIIILISAWMYVSLSDKALAEGRDVWTWVENPVTGGAAFTAFMVVVMSNMGFWATLAADMPSLSRFFKAPKNERNWFKRNKAQIAGSVIAMPLTNTFMVIIGAVSYVAVMNYDPVVGLQQAASGFILGVLLLMIVLAQWSTNTSANVIPAATIFSNVGGPKVPFWAGVILAGIVGIVVQPWSLFGIIIPALLVIGGILSAIVGILFTDYYVLRKRRVNVQDLYKADGQFKYMNGINMAGMISWVIGGFAAYWLSAYSFFVGFGVGAIMYYLLCKYWYFNKYKQAEIEDPSDEKYLGITAGRDWEISLDPEPVIIPESVDVRV; encoded by the coding sequence ATGGAAAAAGGCGGAAACTATTTAAAGTCTCCAGATTTACTTCCCATTTCTCATGGTAACAGGAAAATAAGTGCCTTTGGTTTCTCAGTCATTTGGGTTGGGATGGCTGTTGTTTTAGCAGCCTTTGCTATTGGTGGTTCAGGCATTCAAACCTTACCGCTAGGCTGGGTAATTGCTGGTACCCTGTTAGGATCGGTATTAATCGGTATTTTCATGACGATTATCGGGGATATTGGCGTTGAACATGGGCTCTCTTTTCCGGTGTACATGCGGGCCCCATTCGGGACGATCGGTACTCATATTCCTTCATTAGTTCGTGGAATTACAGCTTCCTGTTGGTTTGGTATTAACACCTATTTTGGTGCAACCGCGATGAATGCTATTTTAGCAACTCTCTTTGGATTTGACAATTGGTTTGTTTGTTTCATTCTTTTTGCAACAGTTCAATTAGTGAATACAGCATTAGGAATTAAGGCGGTTGAGCGCTTTGCTGATTTAGCAGCTCCAATCATTATTTTAATCTCTGCTTGGATGTATGTCTCGTTATCTGACAAAGCGTTAGCAGAAGGTAGGGATGTATGGACATGGGTTGAAAATCCAGTCACTGGTGGTGCAGCTTTTACCGCGTTTATGGTTGTTGTTATGAGTAATATGGGATTCTGGGCTACTTTAGCTGCTGATATGCCATCACTCTCTCGATTCTTTAAAGCACCTAAAAACGAACGAAACTGGTTCAAACGGAATAAAGCGCAAATTGCTGGTAGTGTAATTGCGATGCCATTGACAAATACATTTATGGTTATTATTGGTGCTGTGTCTTATGTTGCGGTAATGAACTATGATCCTGTAGTTGGACTACAACAGGCGGCAAGTGGATTTATTTTAGGAGTACTTCTACTAATGATTGTATTAGCACAATGGTCAACAAACACATCTGCAAATGTTATTCCTGCAGCGACAATATTTTCGAATGTAGGTGGACCAAAAGTTCCATTTTGGGCAGGTGTTATCCTTGCAGGTATTGTTGGAATTGTAGTTCAGCCATGGAGTTTATTTGGAATCATTATTCCAGCCTTACTAGTAATAGGAGGAATACTTTCAGCAATTGTAGGTATTCTTTTCACCGATTACTATGTATTACGTAAAAGGCGTGTTAATGTTCAAGACCTTTACAAAGCAGATGGTCAGTTTAAATACATGAATGGTATTAATATGGCCGGTATGATTTCATGGGTTATCGGTGGATTTGCGGCGTATTGGTTGTCGGCTTATTCTTTCTTCGTAGGCTTTGGGGTAGGAGCGATTATGTATTACTTATTATGTAAGTATTGGTATTTTAATAAGTATAAGCAGGCGGAAATTGAAGACCCAAGTGATGAAAAATATTTAGGCATTACAGCAGGACGAGATTGGGAAATTAGCCTAGATCCTGAGCCAGTCATTATCCCTGAAAGTGTAGATGTAAGAGTATAA
- a CDS encoding endolytic transglycosylase MltG: MNPKLIISFAAGLIVSTGVCGAVYYAEPNTETSVIETTIAVTEDEMKEQLTTKGYVILSDEEWQQITGPKEVEGEESTKEKSGETAQKENSTKEDTKKKESEVTKTTVTVAEGMTSIDVGKALQQAGYIENAFNFTKIVEDRGLANKLRPGTYEVNSGMSVDQILATFFK, encoded by the coding sequence ATGAATCCTAAATTGATAATAAGCTTTGCAGCAGGACTGATTGTTTCAACAGGTGTATGTGGTGCGGTATATTATGCTGAGCCTAACACTGAAACAAGTGTAATTGAAACAACCATTGCTGTAACTGAAGACGAAATGAAAGAGCAACTAACAACCAAAGGGTATGTTATTTTGTCGGATGAAGAGTGGCAACAAATCACAGGTCCTAAGGAAGTAGAAGGAGAAGAGTCTACAAAAGAGAAATCTGGTGAAACGGCACAAAAAGAGAATTCGACTAAAGAGGATACTAAAAAGAAAGAATCCGAAGTTACCAAAACAACAGTCACTGTTGCAGAAGGTATGACAAGTATTGATGTAGGTAAAGCCCTTCAACAAGCGGGTTATATTGAAAATGCCTTTAATTTCACTAAAATTGTGGAAGATAGAGGTCTAGCTAATAAGCTTCGTCCAGGTACTTATGAAGTAAATAGTGGGATGTCTGTCGATCAGATCTTAGCTACATTCTTTAAATAA
- the hydA gene encoding dihydropyrimidinase, producing the protein MKKLIKNGTIVTASDTYQADIFIENGVISLLGQHLSEQGAEVVDANGCYVFPGGIDPHTHLEMPFGGTVTKDDFETGTIAAAFGGTTTIIDFCLSTKGEPLKNAIDVWHKKSKGKAVIDYGFHLMIGEVNEAVLTELPTVINDEGITSFKVFMAYKNVLQADDDTLFQTLLAAKELGALVMVHAENGDVIDYLVKKALREGNTDPIYHALTRPPEIEGEATGRAATLTGLANSQLYVVHVSCADAARKIAEARANGIEVWGETCPQYLVLDISYLEKPNFEGAKYVWSPPLREKWNQEELWKALKTGQLQTVGSDQCSFDFKGQKELGRGDFSKIPNGGPIIEDRFSILFSEGVTKGRISLNQFVDITSTRIAKLFGLYPRKGTIAVGVDADLVIFDPNVKRTISAETHHMAVDYSAFEGMEVTGEPVTVLSRGEFVIRDKQFVGTVGAGQYVKRAKYGNSLETKENKSVTL; encoded by the coding sequence ATGAAGAAGCTTATCAAAAACGGTACCATCGTTACAGCATCAGATACGTATCAAGCTGACATTTTTATAGAAAATGGGGTAATTAGTTTACTAGGTCAACACTTATCTGAACAAGGAGCAGAGGTTGTTGATGCAAATGGTTGCTACGTGTTTCCAGGTGGAATTGATCCCCACACACATCTCGAGATGCCTTTTGGAGGAACGGTAACCAAGGATGACTTTGAAACTGGTACGATTGCTGCTGCATTTGGGGGAACAACAACAATCATTGACTTTTGCTTATCGACTAAAGGTGAACCATTAAAAAATGCGATTGATGTATGGCATAAAAAGTCTAAAGGTAAAGCGGTGATCGATTATGGATTTCATTTAATGATTGGTGAAGTAAACGAAGCGGTTCTTACTGAATTACCAACCGTTATTAATGACGAAGGAATTACTTCATTTAAGGTGTTTATGGCATATAAAAATGTCCTTCAGGCTGATGATGACACACTATTCCAAACCTTACTTGCCGCTAAGGAGCTCGGGGCTCTTGTTATGGTTCACGCTGAAAATGGAGACGTCATTGATTACTTAGTGAAAAAAGCTCTGAGAGAAGGAAACACAGACCCAATCTATCATGCTCTTACAAGACCACCTGAAATTGAGGGAGAGGCAACAGGAAGAGCTGCGACATTAACAGGTCTAGCAAACTCTCAATTATATGTTGTACATGTATCCTGTGCTGATGCCGCTCGAAAAATTGCAGAAGCAAGAGCAAACGGCATTGAAGTATGGGGAGAAACCTGCCCGCAATACTTAGTATTAGATATTTCTTACCTTGAAAAACCGAATTTTGAAGGTGCTAAATATGTTTGGTCACCACCACTTCGAGAGAAATGGAATCAAGAGGAGTTATGGAAGGCATTGAAAACAGGACAGCTTCAAACGGTTGGATCTGATCAGTGTTCATTTGATTTTAAAGGACAAAAAGAACTAGGAAGAGGAGACTTTTCTAAAATTCCAAATGGAGGTCCAATTATTGAGGATCGCTTTAGCATTTTATTTTCAGAAGGTGTAACAAAAGGCAGAATTTCCTTAAATCAGTTTGTTGATATTACATCAACTAGAATTGCAAAACTATTTGGATTATACCCACGAAAAGGGACCATTGCTGTAGGTGTTGATGCGGATTTAGTTATATTCGATCCAAATGTAAAGCGAACCATTTCTGCGGAAACACATCATATGGCTGTAGACTATAGTGCCTTTGAGGGAATGGAAGTTACCGGTGAACCTGTCACGGTTCTCTCACGAGGAGAATTTGTTATTCGAGATAAACAGTTTGTTGGAACAGTTGGTGCAGGGCAGTATGTGAAACGAGCAAAATACGGAAACTCGCTTGAAACAAAAGAGAACAAGTCTGTAACCCTTTAA